TTTCCTTCATCAGCTCGTTAAAATGAGGCGTAATTTCCTGTCCGCCAATGCTCTGACCAATCATGAAATTCATGAAGGCTTCACCTTGGACAATGATCACATTGCTGTCTTTGTACTTGCCAAACATCTCATCCTTCAGTGGATCAGCCTGCTGTCTGCTGGCGAAATAAGCTTCCGCCTGTTCGAGATCGGCAGGATCGACCTCCGGTCCAGAGCCGAGCTGGTCTTTGGCATAGTTGTACAGATCATAGCCATGAAAAGCAAGAAGTCCGGTAACATTGTACATGGATACGTTCCACCAGTTGTTATCGAACAACCCTTTTGCCCAGGTTTTACTATAAAAATATATCGGACCAACCGCGAGCCCCAGACCCAATACCAGAGCAATGCTGCCTGCGGTGAGTCGACGACGCACACTTGATTTGCCTGAATTTGACGTGTAGGAGTTCAACCCGTTCGAATATGCGCTGGAACGTCCACGACGGTTACGTTTGCTGAACAGCAGGATCGCTGCGTATGGGATAATCACCAGCCAATCTACGAAGAACCACAGATCACTGGCGTAAATAAGCGTAGCAATACTGTCTCCCAAAGCGTCAACCTGTCTGGCTTGCATCAGCACAGGGATTGTTAGGAAATCCTGAAAGTAGCGATAATAAACCATATCCGCATAGATCAGTGCAGTGAGCAGCAGATTGAGTATAACGAGTGATATAATCATGCCCCGGCGAGGCAGCCACCAGGTCCAGAAGGACAGAAGCAGCAGCGAACCGATGGCAATCACTTTGTCCAGAAGACCCATCGTAATGTTGTAAGCGTGCAGATTGTGGTGGAGCCACATTAATTTGAGCAGCATGAGTACAAGAAAAATAAGATATAACGTAAGTGGATGATTCAGAAGCCCACGCGGCGTAAGGCTGCGTGTTGGCTTAGTGACAAACATATATGTCTCCTCCCTGATGAATGGTTTTGTTAACGGAATGTAAAATAGGACTTTATCCATTATAGCGTGGTGTCATGGCTTTTCAACTATGCCCAGGGGAGAAAATCTTCATGCGGAAGCAATGTTAACAAGATCATCCATAAGTATCCCGAAATACATACAAAAAAACGCCCCAGCCGTGAACGGCAGGAGCGCTTGATCATTCCAATATTATTATTGTTGTGGTGTTTTATTACGTGGAGGCAGTGGGCCCAAATACTGATAATATTGGGTTTCAATGCGTCCATTGAACAACTTACGGCGCTTGTCTGCCTTGTGTCCAAAGTCTTCCTCGAAAGATTTGGTCGACGTGATGGCAAAAAAGGACCATGTCGGTAAATCGAGGTAACTGCGCCCTAAAGAACGTAGCAGCTTCTGCACTTCTTTCTCTTCACTCAAACGTTCACCATATGGAGGGTTGGTAATAATGACACCATATTCGCCCTGTGGTCTTGCACGATGAGCGGGCAGGACGCTGACTTCAATATCTTTGGCGAAGCCGGCACTCTTGATTGCTGCCTGTGCTACTTCAATAGCTTCCGGATCGATGTCGCTGCCCGAAATTTGCAATGGAATATCGTCGCGAACCGCGTCAAATGCTTCTTCGCGCGCCTGTTCCCACAATTCTTCAGGAATGACAGCCCAGTTCTCGGAGTTGAAGGTCCGACGAAGTCCAGGTGCAATGTTCCAGCCGATCATGGCGGCTTCAATCAGCATGGTGCCTGAACCGCAACATGGATCATAGAATGGACGGGAAACATTCCAGCGGCTGAGCTGAATAAGTGCCGCAGCAAGCGTTTCTTTGAGTGGTGCTTCGGTTACGAGTTTACGATAACCCCGTTTATGCAGACCTGGTCCCGTCGTATCTAAAGTAAGCAGGGCGCGATCGTTCAGCAGAATGACCTCAATCACATAACGAGACCCATC
This window of the Paenibacillus marchantiae genome carries:
- a CDS encoding THUMP domain-containing class I SAM-dependent RNA methyltransferase, with protein sequence MAQLQLIATSAMGLEAVVARELKQLGYEDVTIDNGRVFFTGDYIDICRCNLWLRSSDRVLVKMGEFPATTFDELFEGTKALPWEEWIPADGEFPVEGRSQKSQLSSVPASQGIVKKAIVEKLKLTYDTEWFPEDGSRYVIEVILLNDRALLTLDTTGPGLHKRGYRKLVTEAPLKETLAAALIQLSRWNVSRPFYDPCCGSGTMLIEAAMIGWNIAPGLRRTFNSENWAVIPEELWEQAREEAFDAVRDDIPLQISGSDIDPEAIEVAQAAIKSAGFAKDIEVSVLPAHRARPQGEYGVIITNPPYGERLSEEKEVQKLLRSLGRSYLDLPTWSFFAITSTKSFEEDFGHKADKRRKLFNGRIETQYYQYLGPLPPRNKTPQQ